One genomic segment of [Phormidium] sp. ETS-05 includes these proteins:
- the cmr4 gene encoding type III-B CRISPR module RAMP protein Cmr4 translates to MTDLVYLYLLAPLHTGGTTQEGNLLGIARESHTNLPYIPSSTIRGRLRASVGTSIENRIKRVQLFGPDLKDTQDSDFIEYYEMETDKRLTQLEQGNVWVGDGSILWVPVPSLSHGVVWVSSPLLLKRWARFNSAVANQIPAPYSTSLQTNALVYLKDAILKQGDLKAWSDWQNFVPQNSDAVAIDKVLVLPDQHCATLIQMCLWRQVKVKLDEHKSVEGGFRYEEAIPPDALMYFPWGITSQANGSSQKARNDFAQLLAGHEILQIGGQESLGRGFVQQWLAQ, encoded by the coding sequence ATGACTGATTTAGTTTACCTGTATTTGTTGGCGCCCTTGCACACTGGCGGCACTACCCAAGAGGGCAACTTACTGGGGATTGCCCGGGAGTCTCACACCAATTTGCCCTATATTCCTTCTAGTACGATTCGGGGCCGGTTGCGGGCCAGTGTGGGTACAAGTATTGAAAACCGCATCAAGCGCGTGCAGCTATTTGGACCGGATTTAAAAGACACGCAAGATTCGGATTTTATCGAATATTATGAGATGGAAACTGACAAACGGCTGACGCAACTGGAGCAAGGCAATGTTTGGGTGGGGGATGGCTCGATTTTGTGGGTGCCCGTGCCATCTCTGAGTCATGGGGTGGTTTGGGTGAGCAGTCCCCTGCTGCTCAAACGTTGGGCGCGGTTTAATTCCGCAGTAGCCAATCAGATTCCGGCTCCTTATAGCACCAGTTTGCAGACTAATGCTCTGGTTTATCTCAAAGATGCGATTCTCAAACAGGGAGATTTAAAAGCCTGGTCAGATTGGCAAAATTTCGTGCCGCAAAATTCTGACGCGGTGGCTATTGATAAAGTGCTGGTGTTGCCAGACCAACATTGTGCCACTTTGATTCAGATGTGTTTGTGGCGACAGGTGAAGGTGAAGCTAGACGAGCATAAATCGGTAGAAGGTGGTTTCCGCTATGAGGAAGCGATTCCCCCAGATGCTCTGATGTATTTCCCTTGGGGTATTACGTCTCAGGCGAATGGAAGTTCGCAAAAAGCCCGCAATGATTTTGCTCAGTTACTGGCGGGACATGAAATCCTGCAAATTGGCGGCCAGGAAAGTCTGGGACGCGGGTTTGTGCAGCAATGGTTGGCCCAATAA
- a CDS encoding RAMP superfamily CRISPR-associated protein: MPTYGTSGGGGGEKPPSPWLIDGSSEPRPHQTASFVEYLRWMRSPDHEYKDPTKVQILQKAEEGAKHYDNRLEQLNKRTKLLAGEGNSFPVKCAWRIRVGGHRGPESILLPAFDALGMPYIPSSTLRGVARTQAIRDIMAKDKLSWKEAEKRVAPWFGSLEAAKPGDRAGKVVFFDAYPIPGQVGLAVDMANNIWSWDGNSLKYSPNPNVFFSLKEPTFLIGVRLASGCNDTKVLNQVTQWLKKGLQAGIGSQVNTGYGELMLAGAGKPEDEFFRVGFTLKGQLIHGGQKFVKSSQPYEKDYNGHFKTDRNGKLKPDTRPDAEVRPVAFKSMLRYWFRAFALGVLSLEEVKKWERQLFGAINPSKTLGWVRFEILDGKVTQKEPEPKEEGRNRLCGAQKGVLTIAYSGEAPASQHKSLKKLFEALTWMMFHLGGIGQGARRPCYSRNNRDRAPWWRGSTLYPEKGDEFWKLPDSPQEFQELFQQRLGGFYAALGELKGGSTINRKKPNKVGTVNASTWTEAVDANCCILVCSGNEKSNKPYALAVLHSDDLKVGGNYDGNLCGKVSGGVKPSPVWIADLGKYQVVTVFGATQDPRKKFVQNLKDKAKSHAQIWPF, from the coding sequence ATGCCAACATATGGAACAAGCGGTGGCGGTGGTGGTGAAAAACCACCCTCACCCTGGCTAATAGATGGTAGTAGTGAACCGCGACCCCATCAAACCGCCAGTTTTGTGGAGTATCTGCGGTGGATGCGATCGCCTGACCATGAATACAAAGACCCCACCAAAGTGCAAATTCTCCAAAAAGCTGAGGAAGGGGCAAAACACTATGACAACCGTCTGGAACAACTGAACAAACGCACCAAACTCCTCGCCGGTGAGGGCAACAGCTTCCCGGTCAAATGTGCTTGGCGCATCCGTGTTGGCGGTCATCGCGGCCCGGAAAGCATCCTCCTCCCTGCTTTCGATGCTTTGGGGATGCCTTATATTCCTTCATCCACTTTGCGGGGTGTTGCCCGTACCCAGGCCATTCGGGACATAATGGCCAAAGATAAGTTGTCCTGGAAAGAGGCAGAAAAGCGGGTGGCTCCCTGGTTTGGCTCTTTGGAAGCTGCCAAACCGGGCGATCGGGCGGGCAAAGTCGTCTTTTTCGACGCCTATCCTATTCCCGGACAAGTAGGTTTAGCCGTCGATATGGCTAACAACATTTGGAGCTGGGACGGCAACTCCCTCAAATACAGCCCCAACCCCAACGTCTTTTTCTCCCTGAAAGAACCCACCTTTTTAATTGGGGTGCGCCTTGCCAGCGGCTGCAACGATACAAAGGTGTTAAACCAGGTCACACAGTGGCTGAAAAAGGGACTGCAAGCCGGTATCGGCTCTCAAGTCAACACCGGTTATGGCGAGTTGATGCTCGCTGGTGCAGGCAAACCCGAAGACGAGTTTTTCCGCGTCGGGTTTACTTTAAAAGGGCAGCTCATCCACGGAGGGCAGAAATTTGTCAAGTCCAGCCAGCCTTACGAGAAAGACTATAACGGTCATTTCAAAACTGACAGGAATGGCAAACTGAAACCAGATACAAGACCCGATGCAGAAGTGCGTCCCGTAGCCTTTAAATCCATGTTGCGCTACTGGTTCCGGGCTTTTGCTTTAGGAGTTTTGTCACTGGAGGAAGTGAAGAAATGGGAACGACAGCTTTTCGGTGCCATTAATCCCAGCAAAACCCTTGGCTGGGTGCGGTTTGAAATCTTAGATGGCAAAGTCACTCAAAAAGAACCTGAGCCTAAAGAGGAGGGGAGAAATAGACTATGTGGCGCTCAAAAGGGCGTTTTGACCATTGCCTATTCTGGAGAAGCTCCCGCCAGTCAGCATAAATCCCTGAAAAAACTGTTTGAAGCTCTGACCTGGATGATGTTTCATCTCGGCGGTATCGGACAGGGAGCGCGGCGGCCCTGCTATTCGCGCAACAATCGCGATCGCGCTCCTTGGTGGCGGGGTTCCACTTTGTATCCAGAAAAGGGAGATGAATTTTGGAAACTGCCTGATAGTCCCCAGGAATTTCAGGAGCTATTTCAGCAGCGGTTGGGGGGTTTCTATGCTGCTTTGGGTGAGTTGAAAGGCGGCTCAACTATTAACAGGAAAAAACCCAACAAGGTGGGAACCGTCAACGCCAGTACCTGGACTGAAGCTGTGGATGCTAACTGCTGCATTCTGGTTTGCAGTGGTAATGAAAAATCCAACAAACCCTATGCCTTGGCTGTCTTGCACAGCGACGATTTAAAGGTGGGGGGAAATTACGATGGCAATCTCTGCGGCAAAGTCAGCGGCGGAGTCAAACCATCGCCCGTCTGGATTGCGGATTTAGGCAAATATCAAGTTGTCACGGTTTTTGGGGCAACTCAAGACCCCCGCAAGAAGTTTGTGCAGAATTTGAAAGACAAGGCTAAGTCCCACGCTCAAATCTGGCCGTTCTAG